In a single window of the Nilaparvata lugens isolate BPH chromosome 1, ASM1435652v1, whole genome shotgun sequence genome:
- the LOC120356116 gene encoding gastrula zinc finger protein XlCGF17.1-like isoform X2: MDKKMARVKQENDSSQESATECSTACSPIDDDFSQQHYLIPGYNLIFIKEEEYVEQEAEGSSMEMWPSSCSTSETANATEVGGLNKHSISPLETYNESSVAGKKTKLYSCAECSYKTTQITYLKIHLRKHTGEKPYSCELCDYKCAYSSSLKIHLRTHSRETPISCKYCDYRSARTSDLKKHIRTHTGETPFSCEYCDYKCALSVNMKRHIRKHTGEKPFSCEYCDFKCARTGYLKIHIRKHTGETPFSCEFCDYKCARSNTLKEHIRSHTGETPFSCEYCD, from the exons ATGGCGAGAGTTAAGCAGGAGAATGATAGCAGCCAAGAATCAGCGACAGAGTGCAGCACTGCATGCTCTCCAATTGATGATGATTTCAGCcaacaacattatctaatccctggctataatctaatattcatcaaagaggaagaatatg TTGAGCAAGAGGCAGAAGGAAGTTCAATGGAGATGTGGCCCTCAAGCTGCAGCACATCTGAAACTGCCAATGCGACAGAAGTGGGTGGACTGAATAAGCATTCAATCTCTCCATTGGAAACGTACAATGAGTCATCTGTGGCTGGCAAAAAGACCAAGCTCTACAGCTGTGCTGAGTGCAGCTATAAAACAACACAGATCACTTATTTGAAGATACACTTGAGAAAACACACTGGGGAAAAGCCTTACAGTTGTGAGCtatgtgactataaatgtgcttaTTCAAGTTCTTTAAAAATACATCTCAGAACACATTCCAGAGAAACACCTATCAGCTgtaagtattgtgactatagaTCTGCTCGTACAAGTGATTTGAAGAAACATAtaagaacacatacaggagaaacacctttcagctgcgagtattgtgatTATAAATGTGCTCTATCTGTTAATATGAAGAGACATATCAGAAAACATAccggagaaaaacctttcagctgcgagtattgtgacttTAAATGTGCTCGTACAGGTTATTTGAAGATACATATCAGAAAACATActggagaaacacctttcagctgcgagttttgtgactataaatgtgctcggtCAAATACTTTAAAGGAACATATCAGatcacatacaggagaaacacctttcagctgcgagtattgtgactga
- the LOC111048067 gene encoding zinc finger protein 260, producing the protein MFYLLFAYLWKIEMNISADNMIIKTEADSDSSQEYLAKDFTIIENENDEDEIKFDRLAVDANNRCNEGSKYVGNVTCRVESAVESDDVLDPIAFIDVSMGGCEEDSELCFDEVNPKELISVETKSSRLSGNKRKTKLVCRKEFDDSDEKTNRYVCEFCNVPFKMKRELDSHVETHLGKTNRFVCKFCNVPFEMKRELDNHVRTHLGENPYECNGCGAGFSIKTLLKQHKCKKKSEEEFECDECGKCFATKRLVRAHVLTHSTERPHACKLCGKSYKKAYQLTLHMRKKHLGTAQIYNCELCDYSTPYRAGIDAHRTRHSQDYKFRCDICNKGFMVASWLEEHKNFHTGERPFECDVCHKRFFYSRYLYSHKKYNHPPPGETKVHACKTCDKVFAHRKSLTKHMKSHTGENVHLCDICGKALSSLEHLKFHRRIHTGEKPNVCKFCGKGFAKSCNLTLHVRVHTGERPYKCQDCGKAFSQRSTLVIHSRYHSGQRPYMCHICGKAFVCQALLTCHTKKSACDPNDIERYCRKNSDSDLFEAVLAKAPSYQLVHACKTCDKVFAHRKSLTKHMKSHTGENVHLCDICGKALSSLEHLKFHRRIHTGEKPNVCKFCGKGFAKSCNLTLHVRVHTGERPYKCQDCGKAFSQRSTLVIHSRYHSGQRPYMCHICGKAFVCQALLTCHTKKSACDPKDIERYCRENSDSDLFEAVLAKAPS; encoded by the exons atgttctatttgttaTTCGCCTATTTATGGAAGATAGAGATGAATATCAGTGCTGATAAC ATGATAATTAAAACCGAGGCCGATTCTGATTCATCACAAGAATATTTAGCAAAGGATTTTACCAttatagaaaatgaaaatgacgaGGATGAAATAAAGTTTGATAGATTAGCTGTTGATGCAAATAATAGATGCAATGAGGGATCAAAGTATGTGGGAAATGTGACATGTAGAGTGGAGAGCGCAGTTGAGTCGGATGATGTCCTTGATCCGATCGCATTCATTGACGTATCTATGGGTGGCTGCGAAGAGGATTCAGAGTTGTGTTTTGATGAAGTCAACCCTAAAGA GCTTATCTCTGTAGAGACCAAGAGTTCCAGGTTATCAGGAAATAAACGAAAAACTAAGTTGGTTTGTAGAAAGGAATTTGACGACAGTGATGAGAAAACTAACCGATATGTCTGCGAATTTTGTAATGTGCCTTTCAAAATGAAGCGAGAACTTGACAGTCATGTTGAGACACATTTAGGGAAAACTAACCGATTTGTCTGCAAATTTTGTAACGTTCCTTTCGAAATGAAACGAGAACTTGACAATCATGTTAGAACACATTTAGGGGAAAATCCTTACGAATGTAATGGGTGTGGTGCCGGATTCAgtataaaaacattgttgaaacAACACAAGTGTAAAAAGAAGAGCGAGGAAGAGTTTGAATGCGATGAGTGTGGTAAATGTTTCGCAACAAAGAGGTTGGTGAGGGCTCACGTGTTGACACACAGCACTGAGAGGCCGCATGCGTGTAAATTGTGTGGCAAGTCGTACAAGAAAGCGTATCAGCTGACCCTGCATATGAGGAAGAAGCACCTGGGTACGGCACAGATTTATAATTGTGAACTGTGTGACTATTCGACGCCGTACCGGGCGGGGATAGACGCGCATCGCACCAGACACTCGCAGGACTACAAGTTTCGCTGCGACATCTGCAACAAGGGCTTCATGGTGGCCTCGTGGCTGGAGGAGCACAAGAACTTCCACACCGGCGAGAGACCGTTCGAGTGCGATGTCTGTCACAAGCGCTTCTTCTACTCGCGCTACCTCTACTCTCACAAGAAATACAACCATCCGCCGCCCGGCGAAACCAAG GTTCACGCGTGCAAGACATGTGACAAGGTGTTCGCACATCGCAAATCGCTGACCAAGCACATGAAGTCGCACACAGGCGAGAACGTGCACCTGTGCGACATCTGCGGCAAGGCGCTGAGCAGCTTGGAGCACCTCAAGTTCCACCGGCGCATTCACACCGGCGAGAAGCCCAACGTGTGCAAGTTTTGCGGCAAGGGATTCGCCAAGAGCTGCAACCTGACGCTGCATGTGCGGGTTCACACCGGCGAGCGACCCTACAAGTGCCAGGACTGTGGCAAGGCCTTCTCGCAGCGCTCGACGCTTGTCATCCACAGTCGCTATCACTCGGGCCAGCGGCCCTACATGTGCCACATCTGCGGCAAGGCCTTCGTCTGTCAGGCCTTGCTCACCTGCCACACCAAGAAGAGCGCCTGTGATCCCAACGATATCGAACGGTACTGCCGTAAAAATAGTGATAGTGACCTGTTTGAGGCTGTACTCGCCAAGGCGCCCTCCTA TCAGCTG GTTCACGCGTGCAAGACATGTGACAAGGTGTTCGCACATCGCAAATCGCTGACCAAGCACATGAAGTCGCACACAGGCGAGAACGTGCACCTGTGCGACATCTGCGGCAAGGCGCTGAGCAGCTTGGAGCACCTCAAGTTCCACCGGCGCATTCACACCGGCGAGAAGCCCAACGTGTGCAAGTTTTGCGGCAAGGGATTCGCCAAGAGCTGCAACCTGACGCTGCATGTGCGGGTTCACACCGGCGAGCGACCCTACAAGTGCCAGGACTGTGGCAAGGCCTTCTCGCAGCGCTCGACGCTTGTCATCCACAGTCGCTATCACTCGGGCCAGCGGCCCTACATGTGCCACATCTGCGGCAAGGCCTTCGTCTGTCAGGCCTTGCTCACCTGCCACACCAAGAAGAGCGCCTGTGATCCCAAGGATATCGAACGGTACTGCCGTGAAAATAGTGATAGTGACCTGTTTGAGGCCGTACTCGCCAAGGCGCCCTCCTAG
- the LOC120354704 gene encoding uncharacterized protein LOC120354704: protein MSKLRLYKTLIRPVATYGAETWTLTSREEQALRVFERKIVRRIMGPVRTEYGWRIRNNEEIANFMGPEDIVRVIKAQRLRWLGHVQRMEHCRLPHNLLKSKMIGTRRRGRPKRRWLEDVRADLRVLGVRGWENVLHWTIRRLEANCAGGQGPHRTVAPMKVK, encoded by the coding sequence ATGTCTAAGCTGCGGCTATACAAAACACTGATCAGACCAGTGGCCACCTATGGTGCTGAGACGTGGACGCTGACTAGTAGAGAAGAGCAAGCATTGCGTgtttttgagagaaaaattgtaaGGCGTATCATGGGACCAGTCAGGACAGAATATGGGTGGCGCATTAgaaataatgaagagattgCCAATTTCATGGGACCAGAAGATATTGTACGAGTTATAAAGGCGCAACGGTTGAGATGGTTGGGGCATGTCCAGAGAATGGAGCACTGCAGGCTACcgcataatttgttgaaaagtaAAATGATTGGTACGCGTAGAAGAGGAAGACCCAAGAGGAGATGGCTGGAGGATGTGAGGGCCGATTTGCGTGTTTTGGGCGTCAGAGGATGGGAGAATGTGCTCCATTGGACGATTCGACGATTGGAGGCGAATTGTgcaggaggccaaggtccacatcGGACTGTAGCGCCAatgaaagtaaagtaa